The nucleotide sequence CGAGCACAACCGGCGTTCTCTCGACACGCTGCTCCAACAGCTTGCCGCAACTCCGGTACTGACGATCACCGATGCGGCCGGCTTTGCCGACAGGGGCGTAATGATCGAGATGCGGCGGCAGGACCAACGCATCGTCTTCGACATCAATCTATTGGCGGCGAGGCGCGCACACCTCAATTTCAGCTCCCGCCTGCTTAAGCTCGCCAGCTTCGTTGCCGACAGGTCCTAGGTATGAGCTCCGTACCCTTCAAGGATCGGCCGCTACGCGACAAGTTGACTCAAACAGGCCTTCTTTTGACGAGCGTCGCGATGACCGTCCTGTTGGTGACGTTGCTGGCCTACCAATTGATCATGCAACGCAGGGCGTTGGAAGAGGAGATGAGGGCCCACGCCATGGTGGTCGGCAGCAACGGCGCAGCGGCAATCATGTTTGGTGATGCTCGCGAGGCCCATGAAACGCTTGCGTCTCTGAAATACATACCGGATATCACTTGGGCGGCGTTTGTGCTGCCCAATGGGCATGAGCTGGCTGTCTATAGGCGTGAGCCGGTGGTGTCGGGTGACGATCACCCGATGGCTGACGAAATCGGCTGGCGTTCGCTGCTGGTGCGCCGACCGGTAATGCTTCATGGTCAGTTCATTGGCAGTGTCGCGGTGCAGGTGAGCCTGGAGTCCCTCTACCGGGGCCTGGCGCTGCAGGCCATGTTCGGTGGATTCGCGGCTGTAGTGGCCCTGTTCCTGTCATTGGTGCTCTCGCGCCGTATCGCGTCAGGCATTGCGCAGCCGTTACTGAACCTGGTGCAGCTGACCGAGCAGGTGCGGTCTGAACAGGATTTCAGCCTGCGGGCCACTGCATACGGAAACGACGAGACCGGCCGTCTTGCGCGCAGCTTCAACGACATGATGGTACAGCTCGAATGTCACGACAGGCAGATGAGCGCCGAGTTGCAACAACGCCGTCTGGCCGAGCGACAGCTCAACCAGTTGGCCTATCACGATCCGGTGACCGGACTGTACAACCGCCACTACTTCAAGGAAAGACTGGAAACCGCGGTTGCAGGGGTGATCCACCACGCCACGTCTTGCGCGGTATTGTTCATCGATCTGGATGACTTCAAGATCGTCAACGATACCCTTGGCCACGAAACCGGGGACCAGTTGTTGATCCTTGTCGCCGAGCGTCTGCGCAGCATCCTGCGCGGTGATGATGTGGTGTGCAGGATCGGCGGCGACGAATTCGCCGTGATCCTTGAAAATGGGGCTCGCGCCGCCCAGGCCAAGGAAGTCGCCTCAAGTATCGTCAGCACATTGTCCAGCCCCTTCGTCGTCGACGGTCGACGGATCGGTGTTGGCGCCAGCCTGGGTATCAGCCTGTGCCCTGATCATGCATCGGATACGGCAACGCTTCTGCGCAACGCGGATATTGCCATGTATCACGCCAAAGGCACCGGTAAGAACAATTATCACTTGTACGAGCCGAAAGGAACAAAGGCTAGCCCCAGGCCGCCGCAGGGCGATCCTACACCTTAGGTCGTATAACAAATGATCTATTGATACGGGATAATCGGTCCTGAAAATTCGGCGGATAGCTATGTCGTCGCTAATCGAGCTGCCGCCAGGTCTTTTTCGCTATAGGCGATTTTGAGCGAAGTACTGATGATGCTTTCTATGGAAACGGGCGTTTCAACCCCATGGACGGCGCAATCCCAACTGGCCCAAGCCATGTTCGACCTGGTGTCCTGCGCTCTGGTTCTCCTTGATGACCAGGGTCGGATATTGAAGGCTAACAACGTTTTCGCCGAGCTGCTTGGCCACGTTCCGCGGAATTTGCCCGGTATTCACTTCCAGGTGCTGATTCATTGTGCTGAGGTTAATCGCCAGCAGAGCATGGATGGCCCGGGTTTATCGGCCGTACTCACCGACCGGTGCCTGGAACTGCGGCACATGGACGGCAGCCTGTTGCCCGTGCGCAGCAGACTGGTTGCCGTTGATGAGCACCTGCTTATTGAAATCGTCCCACTTGAAGACCCGCAGAGTCTGGGGCGGTCCATGCAGCAGAATCAGTGGCTGCAACGGATCGTGGAGACCGCACCGGGCATCATCGGCATTTTTCGTTTAGGTCCGAAGGGTGATATTTCAATGCCTTGGGCTTCTCCGGGCTACGAGGAATACTACGGTCTGACGGCAGACGAGTTGATGCGCGACGCTACTATTCTGTTTGAGCGCATCCATCCGGAGGACGTCGCCCGGGTCCAGGAGTCAATTGTCCAATCGGGACGCACGCTTTCTCCCTGGCAGTGTGAATATCGTGTACGCCATCCGATCAAGGGTGAGATCTGGCTGGAGGGGCGATCCAAACCGAGCCTGGAGACGGACGGTTCAATTATCTGGTTCGGCTTCCTGCATGACATCAGCGAGCGTAAACGTACCGAACTGGCCTTGCGCAAAAGCGAGGAGCGCCTGTCGCTGCTGGATTTCACCCTCAGCCATATGCGCGAGGCCGCCTACCTGTTCGACCATCAGGGCCGTGTGTGCTACGTCAATGATGAAGCTTGTCGAAGTCTGGGCTTCGCTCGTGATGTTCTGCTCGGCATGACGATAGCGGACATAGATCCTGATGTGACCAATGAGCAGATCCTGGAAGGCTGGGACCCCAATCCGGAACATCCTCCAGAAATATTTGAAAGTCGGAACCGAACCCGCGACGGGCGTATTTTTCCGGTCGAGGTCAGCATCACCTATCTGGAGTTCGACGGCCAGAACTACTGCTTGGGGCTCGCCCGCGACATCAGTGAACGCAAACGGATGGAGACAAAGTTGCTCACCAGCGAGCAACAGTTCCGCGCGTTGGCGGAGAACTCCCAGAACCTGATCATTCGCTACGACCTCAATTGCCAGCGTATCTATGTCAATCCGGCCTTTGAGCGAGAGACAGATATACCAGCGACCCGCGCGTTGCAGGTGCCCCTTGAGGAGAGTTGGACCGCGAGCATGTCGGTGGCGCAGTACCGGGCGTTGTTATGTCAGGTGATAGCCACTGGGACGTGTGTGGAAACCGTGCTCGAATGGCCGGGCAAGGATGGCGCGGCCATCGTCGTGCACGCCGTTCAAATGATTGCCGAACGTGGTGTGGACGGAGCGGTAGTCAGCGTGCTGGTCGAGGGCTACAACATCACCGCCCTGAAACACCATGAGCGCCTGCTCCTCGAGAGCGAACAACGCTACCGGCAGATCTTCGACAGTTCACCGGATTGCATGTTCTTGCTGGAGGTCGCCGCAAAGGACAGCTTCCGTATCATTGAAGTCAACCCGGTCCTGGAACGCAGGTTGGACCGCGAGCGCGCTGAGCTGCTCGGCAAGACGATCGAGCA is from Pseudomonas sp. B21-056 and encodes:
- a CDS encoding PAS domain S-box protein; this encodes MMLSMETGVSTPWTAQSQLAQAMFDLVSCALVLLDDQGRILKANNVFAELLGHVPRNLPGIHFQVLIHCAEVNRQQSMDGPGLSAVLTDRCLELRHMDGSLLPVRSRLVAVDEHLLIEIVPLEDPQSLGRSMQQNQWLQRIVETAPGIIGIFRLGPKGDISMPWASPGYEEYYGLTADELMRDATILFERIHPEDVARVQESIVQSGRTLSPWQCEYRVRHPIKGEIWLEGRSKPSLETDGSIIWFGFLHDISERKRTELALRKSEERLSLLDFTLSHMREAAYLFDHQGRVCYVNDEACRSLGFARDVLLGMTIADIDPDVTNEQILEGWDPNPEHPPEIFESRNRTRDGRIFPVEVSITYLEFDGQNYCLGLARDISERKRMETKLLTSEQQFRALAENSQNLIIRYDLNCQRIYVNPAFERETDIPATRALQVPLEESWTASMSVAQYRALLCQVIATGTCVETVLEWPGKDGAAIVVHAVQMIAERGVDGAVVSVLVEGYNITALKHHERLLLESEQRYRQIFDSSPDCMFLLEVAAKDSFRIIEVNPVLERRLDRERAELLGKTIEQSLSPSVAAESIARYRRCVDGGIAIDEEVEYELSTGPGVFHLTLIPIRTAFGSVQRIVGICRDITERKHAERVLHAREQEFRALVENTPDVIARFNPQCCFLYANPAAQSLLGRSQAYLLGKTSSEVSPLSQAARSFQRKLEDILRTGEASEAEFILDTPVAQGAEAACYQARLVPECDQSGRLVSILAVGRDVSAERAAERRLKDSHAQLRLLSSHRETTREEERKHIAREIHDELGQQLSALRMGISLLRLQFGAEQPLLVDRVQVLMTRVDEIIQVVRNVATSLRPSALNMGLTSALEWLVSEFSQNTGIDCRLSAPSARLLLDDERATAIFRVIQESLTNVCRHAQASRVEIHLEQDAEHLQIEVRDNGKGFDPAQLPKGTLGMLGMRERGHMVGGTVTIDSTPGQGARVRVNIPFQVGPALL
- a CDS encoding sensor domain-containing diguanylate cyclase is translated as MTVLLVTLLAYQLIMQRRALEEEMRAHAMVVGSNGAAAIMFGDAREAHETLASLKYIPDITWAAFVLPNGHELAVYRREPVVSGDDHPMADEIGWRSLLVRRPVMLHGQFIGSVAVQVSLESLYRGLALQAMFGGFAAVVALFLSLVLSRRIASGIAQPLLNLVQLTEQVRSEQDFSLRATAYGNDETGRLARSFNDMMVQLECHDRQMSAELQQRRLAERQLNQLAYHDPVTGLYNRHYFKERLETAVAGVIHHATSCAVLFIDLDDFKIVNDTLGHETGDQLLILVAERLRSILRGDDVVCRIGGDEFAVILENGARAAQAKEVASSIVSTLSSPFVVDGRRIGVGASLGISLCPDHASDTATLLRNADIAMYHAKGTGKNNYHLYEPKGTKASPRPPQGDPTP